Proteins co-encoded in one Corylus avellana chromosome ca9, CavTom2PMs-1.0 genomic window:
- the LOC132162259 gene encoding uncharacterized protein LOC132162259: MAKEPFDSEIGSTSRRDSGQRRNTICRNSLQGQENLFRDYFAALPVYPAKKFRRRFRMCRELFIYIHDAIVDHEPYFLHKRNATGKLGHSSLQKMTVALRMLAYGVTADLMDEYLRIGESTAMECFKLFVQAMNSKFSTEYLRSPTQDDVARLLAIGASRGFPGMLGSIDCMHWKWKNCPNAWKGMYSGHIHEPTIILEAVASYDLWIWHAFFGLRGSHNDINVLERSSVFTNLAEGRAPLVNYSLNGHDYTMGYYLADGIYPQWATFVKTIHAPQGNKRKNFAAAQESARKDVERAFGVLQARFGIVRGPARLHKPEMLKEIMMACIILHNMIVEDEQDLYLGADDFDYEQINEIPLEPPSHEHTVEFLDFIQNHHRIRDRVTHSQLQSDLVEHLWQLHGQ; the protein is encoded by the coding sequence ATGGCAAAAGAACCATTTGATAGCGAAATAGGATCAACATCACGTCGTGATTCTGGTCAACGCCGCAATACCATTTGCCGTAATTCTTTGCAAGGTCAAGAAAACCTTTTTCGCGACTATTTTGCTGCATTGCCAGTTTATCCAGCCAAAAAATTTCGGAGGAGGTTTCGTATGTGTCGTGAACTTTTTATCTACATTCATGATGCAATAGTAGATCATGAGCCATATTTTCTCCATAAAAGAAATGCTACTGGCAAGCTTGGGCACTCTTCCCTACAAAAGATGACTGTCGCACTTAGAATGCTCGCTTATGGAGTAACGGCAGATCTTATGGATGAATACTTACGAATTGGAGAATCTACTGCAATGGAGTGTTTTAAACTATTTGTTCAAGCGatgaattcaaaattttccaCCGAGTACTTGAGGTCGCCAACCCAAGATGATGTTGCTAGATTGCTAGCAATTGGCGCAAGTCGTGGATTTCCAGGTATGTTGGGAAGCATTGATTGCATGCATTGGAAGTGGAAGAACTGTCCAAATGCTTGGAAAGGTATGTATTCTGGTCATATTCATGAACCAACTATTATTTTGGAAGCCGTGGCATCTTATGATCTTTGGATATGGCATGCATTTTTTGGGTTACGAGGGTCTCACAATGACATCAATGTGTTAGAACGGTCTTCTGTATTTACCAATCTAGCTGAAGGGCGTGCACCTCTAGTAAACTACTCACTCAATGGTCACGACTACACAATGGGATACTATCTTGCCGATGGTATATATCCTCAATGGGCAACATTCGTAAAAACAATTCATGCTccacaaggaaataaaagaaagaattttgcTGCAGCTCAAGAGTCAGCAAGGAAGGATGTAGAGCGGGCATTTGGAGTACTTCAAGCGCGATTTGGTATTGTGCGTGGACCTGCACGTTTACACAAACCTGAAATGCTTAAAGAGATTATGATGGCGTGCATAATATTGCATAATATGATCGTTGAAGACGAGCAAGATTTATACCTTGGAGCAGATGACTTCGATTATGAACAAATCAATGAGATTCCACTCGAACCACCATCACATGAGCATACAGTTGAGTTTTTGGACTTCATACAAAATCATCATCGTATTAGAGATCGAGTAACTCATTCTCAACTCCAGTCGGACCTTGTCGAGCATTTATGGCAACTACATGGCCAATaa
- the LOC132162260 gene encoding uncharacterized protein LOC132162260, with translation MDSQEGLQEFNEIPTQSFTMLLQGGCQYNNENPPQPEKKSTTKKTNFSIEEDVLLVKAWLNTGLDPIQGNSQKSTKFWDRILENYNENKKETTVERTAHSLSNRWSFIQKVINKFCGYLEQVEHRNQSGIGEQDKINMAKAMYQELNNNAIFQFEHLWNMLKTVPKWKKYMLTQSDLKRKCLDTSTSYPLDVIHLGEDNNDQDVHVALERPIAEAKKRLHEERKKEIDTTKEEIIRIEKQKLEVELRKEEREQKKEEFEKQKLEVELRKEEREQKKEEFEKQKLEVELRKEEREQKKEEFEKQKLEVELRKETREQKKEEREIMMMDTSHLSKIQVEYIQSLQMEIIEKRSSK, from the exons ATGGACTCACAAGAGGGGTTGCAAGAGTTCAATGAAATTCCTACCCAAAGCTTCACCATGCTCTTACAAGGGGGGTGTCAATACAACAATGAAAATCCACCCCAACCTGAAAAGAAGTCtactactaaaaaaacaaacttcTCAATAGAAGAAGACGTTTTACTAGTAAAGGCTTGGCTCAATACTGGCCTTGATCCAATTCAAGGGAATTCTCAAAAAAGCACCAAATTTTGGGATAGGATTTTGGAGAACTATAATGAGAACAAGAAAGAAACCACTGTAGAACGGACTGCGCATTCTTTATCAAATCGGTGGTCTTTCATCCAAAAAGTCATCAACAAATTCTGTGGGTACTTGGAACAAGTTGAACATAGGAATCAAAGTGGTATTGGTGAGCAAGATAAG atCAATATGGCAAAGGCTATGTACCAGGAGTTGAATAACAATGCCatatttcaatttgaacattTGTGGAATATGTTGAAGACAGTACCGAAATGGAAGAAATATATGTTGACTCAATCAGATTTGAAAAGGAAATGCCTTGATACAAGTACTTCTTATCCGCTAGATGTTATACATTTAGGGGAAGATAACAATGATCAAGATGTACATGTAGCATTGGAGAGACCTATAG CGGAAGCGAAGAAGAGATTACAtgaggagagaaagaaagagatcgaTACGACAAAGGAGGAGATCATTCGTATTGAGAAACAAAAGCTTGAGGTTGAACTTAGGAAAGAGGAAAgggaacaaaagaaagaagaatttgagAAACAAAAGCTTGAGGTTGAACTTAGGAAAGAGGAAAGGgagcaaaagaaagaagaatttgagAAACAAAAGCTTGAGGTTGAACTTAGGAAAGAGGAAAGGgagcaaaagaaagaagaatttgaaaaacaaaagcttgagGTTGAACTTAGGAAAGAGACAAgggaacaaaagaaagaagaaagagaaattatgaTGATGGATACAAGTCACTTGTCTAAAATACAGGTTGAATATATTCAATCTCTCCAAATGGAAATCATTGAGAAGCGTAGTAGTAAATAG
- the LOC132191355 gene encoding transcription factor HBP-1b(c38)-like has protein sequence MGSRKAKTGAKDDNKVMTGMPSFVPSIPTSSSLGTEGNTNRTSRISDFGAFEQSLGFRVEDAVDLNPVYNQMKSSSQALGTDVQFATLNKSLASSDINLSAAIPGSHMLQLRKESQANLVSTSGGHRENWGESTMAEASPMTDTSTDDTDDKNQRHERGLSIVVAASDSSDKSKEKSGDQKTLRRLAQNREAARKSRLRKKAYVQQLESSRLKLTQLEQELQRARQQGIFISSSGDQSHSMSGNGALAFDVEYARWLEEQNKQINELRSAVNSHAGDTELRTIVDNVVAHFDDIFRLKGIAAKADVFHILSGMWKTPAERCFLWIGGFRSSELLKLLVNQLEPLTEQQLVGIYNLQQSSQQAEDALSQGMEALQQSLAETLANGSPSPSGSSGNVANYMGQMAMAMGKLGTLEGFLRQADNLRQQTLQQMHRILTTRQSARALLAINDYFSRLRALSSLWLARPRE, from the exons ATGGGTAGTAGAAAGGCGAAGACTGGTGCAAAAGATGATAATAAAGTTATGACCGGAATGCCGAGCTTCGTTCCTTCAATACCCACTTCCAGTTCCCT TGGCACAGAAGGAAACACCAATCGCACTTCTCGAATTTCAGACTTTGGAGCATTTGAGCAATCACTTGGATTTCGTGTAGAGGATGCTGTTGACCTAA ATCCTGTATATAACCAGATGAAGTCAAGTAGCCAGGCGCTTGGTACAGATGTTCAATTTGCCACTTTAAATAAG TCACTTGCATCCTCAGATATAAATCTGTCTGCTGCTATTCCGGGGTCTCACATGTTACAACTACGAAAAGAATCGCAGGCGAATCTGGTTTCAACATCTGGTGGCCATCGTGAAAACTGGGGAGAGTCCACTATGGCAGAAGCAAGCCCAATGACTGATACCTCAACGGATGACACAGATGACAAGAATCAAAGG CATGAAAGGGGTCTATCAATTGTTGTTGCAGCCTCTGATTCCAGTGACAAATCGAAAGAGAAATCAGGAGATCAAAAA ACATTACGCCGACTTGCTCAAAATCGTGAAGCTGCACGAAAGAGCCGATTAAGGAAAAAG GCATATGTGCAACAGCTTGAGAGTAGCCGGCTAAAGCTAACCCAACTTGAGCAAGAGCTCCAGCGAGCCCGTCAGCAG gGAATATTCATTTCGAGCTCGGGAGATCAATCCCATTCAATGAGTGGAAATg GTGCCTTGGCATTTGATGTAGAGTATGCACGGTGGCTAGAGGagcaaaacaaacagataaatgAGCTGAGGTCTGCAGTCAATTCACATGCGGGTGACACTGAGCTTCGCACCATTGTTGACAATGTTGTGGCGCACTTTGATGACATTTTCAGGCTGAAAGGCATCGCAGCGAAAGCTGATGTTTTCCACATCTTGTCAGGAATGTGGAAGACACCAGCTGAGCGGTGTTTTTTGTGGATTGGCGGCTTCCGTTCATCTGAACTCCTCAAG CTTCTTGTGAATCAATTGGAGCCTTTAACTGAGCAACAATTGGTAGGCATCTACAACTTACAGCAATCATCCCAGCAGGCTGAAGATGCTCTCTCACAAGGCATGGAGGCATTGCAGCAATCACTGGCTGAGACGTTGGCTAATGGTTCACCTAGCCCATCAGGATCATCTGGGAATGTGGCAAACTATATGGGTCAAATGGCCATGGCCATGGGAAAGCTTGGAACACTTGAGGGGTTCCTTCGccag GCCGATAATCTGCGTCAACAAACACTACAACAAATGCACCGTATTTTGACGACGAGGCAATCAGCACGCGCGCTTCTTGCAATAAATGACTACTTCTCTCGTCTTCGAGCCCTCAGTTCTCTCTGGCTTGCTCGACCACGGGAATGA